The Chloroflexota bacterium genomic sequence CGAAACTTGGCGAGCGGGTTGGCCGGCAGGTCGGTGTAGTCGGCGAGCCAGCCGGCGAAGGTGCGCAGGGTGCGGCAGTAGCCGTGGACCGTGTGGGGCGCCAGGCGGCGCGAGCGCGCCCCGCGGCGCCTCCCGCGATCGTTGACCTGTTCCGTGCGCAGGTAGCGCTGCCAGGCCAACGCCAGCTCCAGGGTCAGCTCGCTGCTGCGCGCGCACTCCTGGCGTCCGGCAAAGGCGACGAACTGCTCGAGGACGATCCGATAGAGGGCGACCGTGGAGGCCGCAAAGCCCTCCGCCTCGCAACGGTCCAGATACACCGCGACGGCGTCGGTCAGATCGAGCTCGATCGGAGGGGGCATAGTCGGCATGATGCGGCCTTTCCGCCGGCGCCGGATCCGGTTTCGTGCGCCGGTTGTGCGGCGGATCGACGGGCGCCGTGCGGTGGCCGTGCGATGGGTGTTGGCTTCGCCCGATCAGGCTAGTGGCCCGATTCATGTCTTTCAGGCTAGTAGCCTCGGGCCCCTTGGCTGCGAAGCTAGTGGCCTGGCGCCGTCCCCGCCGGTCCCTCCATCTGGCCTGATTAACAGGTTGGGACCGGCGAATCGTGGTGCCGAGGGCGGGACTCGAACCCGCACAGCCCGGAGGCCACTAGCCCCTCAAGGTTTCGTTCGCCTGCCGCGTGCCTCCCTGGTCTTTCCTTCTGTTACGGCACGTACCGGCGCCAAATCTGACGCAAAGGCTAGTGCCCAACGTCCGGCTGAACTTCGTCCATTCGTCGCCAATCGGCGACATTCGGATTCTACCGTCTACCGCGGACTTGTGGAGACGGGCCGCCAGAGATTGCAGAGAATCAGTGCTGGCCGATTGGGGCTCATGGAAGAGCGACCGGCGGTCTGATCGAGTACCCCTTCACTAGGCTTGCGTCACCTCAAACGGGCTCGGCACTGCCTAAGTCCGCAAGCACACGGCAATTGTGAAGACCACGCTCGTCGGGTGCCGCACAGACGGCTATCTCCGCATCAACTAGCTATGAGATCCCAACGGCTTTCGTCGCGTCGTTAGTTTTGGCCTCCTCGTGCTCCGCCACCAGCGGGGGGAGAGTAGTCAGGCCGCCTCCTGGGCATCGTACGCAGCGGCTAGGGCGTCTAGTCGATCAGCGATCTCAGTTTCAGGCACCCACCGCCCGCGTAGCATCACCCCCGCACGGTCTGCAACATTCGCCACGTCGATGAGGGGATTCGAGTTGAGCAGGAGCAGATCCGCCTGCGCGCCCAGCCTCACCACGCCAACAACCTCGTCGATGCCAAGTGCCTCCCGGAGATATCGCCCAGACTCGCTCGTTGCGGCCCGCAATGCCTGGAACGGCGTCAGTCCGGCATCGACGAAACTCCAGAGTTCCTCATGGATCGCGAAGCCAGGAATCATGAAGTAGCCCCAGCCGTCCGTGCCCACGAGGAGCGGCGCATCGGCGTCGCTGAGGGCCCTGACGATGGACTGGTGCAGGGCGTAGCAGCGTTCCTGCTGCGGGTTTCGATCGGGGATCGACCCGGTTAGGTGCGCCCAGGCCGAGCGAGTGTCGGGCGGGACTAGACTCACTTCGAATCGCCGCGCGAAGGCGTCGACGTCGCTTTGAGCGAGGGGCCGGTTGTTCGTCGAGAGCGTGGGGCAATTCCACGCCCCGGCGGCAGCGGTTTGTGCCACAAGGCCATCGATCTTTGCTGTATCGGCCCGGTCCGCCCACAAGCACGGGCGATCGGCGCCGATCGTGGCGCGCTCGTTGGCGCGGGCCGCGTAGAGGTAGCCATCCAGATGCTCGATGCTGGACTGGCCGGCTGCAATGACTCCAGCCACGCCCACGCGCCAATTGACGTGTCCAATGACCGGAATGCCAATCTCCGCGGCTGTGTTCATGATGGCGTCGTAGATCTCCACGGGCGACTCCGAGCCGACCTTCACAAAGTCGTAGCCGGCCAGCCGCTGGGCCCGGACTTCCCGGTCAGCCTCTTCAGGCGTTGCGAGCACTAGGGACGGATGCCAGCTGCCGGTCGCGATGCGCGGTCCCGAGGTGTACAGCGTGGGAGCCAACAGGTCCTCATCGACAATGCGCCGCTTGAGGCCGGCGTGAAACGGAATGCCGAACATGTTGCGAATCGTGGTTACTCCGTTGGCGGCGTAAAGCAACAGGTCGTCTTCAGCCATGGCTATCGTTTCGGGGTTGAGCGGATCACGGATTCCGTAGGCACCGAATGGCCCGGCGAGGTGCACGTGCATGTCCGCCAATCCCGGCATGAGGTAGCGCCCACGGCCGTCGATCTGCCTGACGTGGGCTGGAAGAGTGATCGCGCTGGACGGTCCCATCGCCACTATGCGCCCGTTAGCCGTCACGACGGTCTGGTCAGAAAGCAGGGCGTCGACGTCCATGGGCACCACCTGAACCTGCACAAAGGCGTAGTCCCACGACTCCGGCGGTGCGAGTGAGTCCAGCACGGCTTCTTGGCAGCCGGCGACGGTGGCGCCAAGCAGCGCTCCGACGCCAAGCGCCCCAAGTCCGAGGAATTCGCGGCGCGTCAGACTGCCGGTCGTGCCGGATCCCGGTGGCCACTTCATGCCATGACTTCCCGAACAGTGCCCAGATGAAGCGGTTGGCGCTCCGCAAGCTTAGCGGTCTCGGAGCAGCGTGCTCACACATGGGAACTAGGTGTATTTCCGCTTCCAGCTTGTCATCCGATCCCGACGAGATGCCGCGTGCAATGCTCGTCTGGCGTTAGTCCTAGCCCATGCTAGATGCCGCGGCTACTTGGAATTGATCACAGACTCGGCCGGTTGTTCCCCGGCCACATTCGGATCGAACGCCGGCAGACCAACTGGCCATTTGCCAGACATTCGGCAGAATCGCACGCGGACTTTGGCCGACTTGTCTCCGAAGGACCTCAAGCGCGCCTCCGGGCACTCAGCCACGTTCTCAAGAACCGGACGTTCGCGCCAACACGCCGCCGTAGCCGTCTAGGTCCGATGCGAAGCCAGCATGCTGACTACCGAAGGCAAGCGCCGATTGGCCACCGCCGCCTACAAGTCCACTTGATCTTCGCATCGGCCAAAAGCCGCATTCCGTCGGCGCAGCCAACGATTTCACGATAGGGCCGCAATCTCCCATGCAGGGGCCCTAGCAACGCTCGCCCGATCAGAAGGAATGCGACAGTTGGGCATGTAGCCGACCCACCCAGAGAAACATGGGACGACCATCCTTGCTGACGGGATAGTCGATCCGCTCCACCTCGAAACCGGTCTCAGTCAGCAAGCGTTCCCACGTGGCGATGGGGAACAGACCGGTCGTGTGGCCGTCCACCTCCACCCGGAGCTCGCCACCCCGCTTGATGAAGAACACGTAGGTCGTCTCAATAGTCGTGTCACTGGGGTCGAGGTCTACCGAGTATTCGACCCACGTGAGTTCGGTCTCAGCGTCGCGGTTGGTCTCGCAGCAAACGCCTGGTGCCTTGAACGTCTCCGCGTAGTTGTCAGGTGCCGCGAGCAGCAGACCGCCGGGGTGTAGGTGAGCACGAGCGGAAGCGAAGACCGCAAGCAAGTCGGCTTCGGTTGTCATGTAGTCGATGGCATCGTGGATAAGCACGGCGTCGAACACCTCGCCGAGGCGGACGGTCCGCATGTCCGCCACGTGGTGGCGGACGCTGGGATTCAGCCGCTGCGAGTGCGCTAGCATCGCCTGCGATAGATCGACGGCGTCGGCGTCAAAGTCGTCGGTCAGGCGGTGGAGGTGGTGGCCGCCGCCGGTGCCTAAGTCAAGTATGCGTCGCCTGCCCGGCGCCAATCGCGCCCGAAGCTCGCGCAGCCAGTAGCCAGCCTCTTCCTCATATTGCTCGGGAGGGCTCACTAGAGGCCACAAGTGGGCGAGATCGCCGTAGAGGCGGTGCTGTCCGTACGCCAAAAGACTCAATTGGGTAAAGCGTATCGCGGCACATTGGCGTCAAGCCCCGATGCCCACGTCCGCGGTGGGTTTGGCGCGACTCTAACAGCCCAGCCAACTGCAACGGGGGCTGACTGCGCGAACACGAGTTCGACGGGTGCGTGGGCTCTAGTAGCCGTCCACCGCAGCCAGGATTGGACGCCCCGAGGCGCCCGGTCGCGCCGTCGGTTCGTGAAGCGACACAGCTCAGCCGTCGCAGACCGCCCACGCGGGCCATCGTTGCACTGCTTGCGACCACACGCGTGGAGCCAAGGAAGACGGCGGTTCGCACTGAGCGTCGCCATCGCACGCCGAACCTCCGAATTCCTCCACCTCGCATCTGTCCAAACCGGACACGTGGTGAGCAGCGTTAAGCGGGGGTCCGCAGGTCAACGACGGCCAGTTCGCCGGTCAGAAAGTGGATGGTCCAGCGACCGTCGATTGCCGTGGGGCGGAAGGCCACGGGCTGCCCGCGCAGGGCCTTGGGCAGCCGGATCGGCCGCCCCTGGAACGACACCCGGCCGCCGGCCTGGACGCGACGGAGCTGATCCTCGGGGCCATAGGGCAGCGGGGGCAACTCCCGGGGATAGGGCCGGGGGCTCACGTGGTAGCGGCTGGCGGGCACCGCGAGGTCCAGGCTCTCGTGGGGGCGGACGTGGTTGTACTCGTGCCGCCAGGCATCAAAGGTGGTCTGCCAAGCGCCGAGGTCGGGCCGCGGCGGCTGCCGCCCCAGCTCACGCTCCAGGGTGCCGTGGAAGCGCTCGTCCTTGCCCAGCGTCTCGGGATGGTAGGGCCGGCTGTGGCTCACGGCGATGCCCAAGCGGCGCAGCCAGACGGTGAGCGGGGTGTAGGGATGGGCCGGGTGATTGCCCCAGGGACTGCCGTTGTCGACCAGCAGGCGGTCGGGCAGGCCATAGCGTTGGAAGGTCGTCACCAGCTGGGCGCGCACGGTGGTGGTGCGCTGATTGGGGCAGGCGGCGAGGCTGAGGGCGTAGCGCGAGTGGTCGTCGAGGAGGATGGTCAACGGGTGGCAGCGCCCTGCGCCGCACGGCCAGCCCGCTTTGAAGTCCATCTGCCAGAGGGCGTTAGGGTGCGGGTGCTCGAACCGCTGGAGGGCGCGGGGCTGGCCGGCCCGCTGCGCGCGATCGAGCCGCCCATGCCGGCGCAGGATCACGGTGAGGGTCGAGACCGCCGGCAGCGGGTGCACCCCTCTCGGGCCAGCAGCACCCGCAGCTTGCGCGCGCCCCAGGTCGGGTGCTGGGCCCACAGCCGCAGCACCGCCTGCTCAATCGCTGGGGGCGTGCGCGCCGGACTGTGGCGGGGGCGCCGCGAGCGGTCCGCCAAGCCCGCGGGATCTTCCGCGGCAAAGCGCCGCCGCCACTTGTAGGCCGTGGCGGGCGCAATCCCAACGTGACGGCAAAGCGCCCGCCGAGTGGCCCC encodes the following:
- a CDS encoding amidohydrolase family protein, whose translation is MKWPPGSGTTGSLTRREFLGLGALGVGALLGATVAGCQEAVLDSLAPPESWDYAFVQVQVVPMDVDALLSDQTVVTANGRIVAMGPSSAITLPAHVRQIDGRGRYLMPGLADMHVHLAGPFGAYGIRDPLNPETIAMAEDDLLLYAANGVTTIRNMFGIPFHAGLKRRIVDEDLLAPTLYTSGPRIATGSWHPSLVLATPEEADREVRAQRLAGYDFVKVGSESPVEIYDAIMNTAAEIGIPVIGHVNWRVGVAGVIAAGQSSIEHLDGYLYAARANERATIGADRPCLWADRADTAKIDGLVAQTAAAGAWNCPTLSTNNRPLAQSDVDAFARRFEVSLVPPDTRSAWAHLTGSIPDRNPQQERCYALHQSIVRALSDADAPLLVGTDGWGYFMIPGFAIHEELWSFVDAGLTPFQALRAATSESGRYLREALGIDEVVGVVRLGAQADLLLLNSNPLIDVANVADRAGVMLRGRWVPETEIADRLDALAAAYDAQEAA
- a CDS encoding class I SAM-dependent methyltransferase — protein: MSPPEQYEEEAGYWLRELRARLAPGRRRILDLGTGGGHHLHRLTDDFDADAVDLSQAMLAHSQRLNPSVRHHVADMRTVRLGEVFDAVLIHDAIDYMTTEADLLAVFASARAHLHPGGLLLAAPDNYAETFKAPGVCCETNRDAETELTWVEYSVDLDPSDTTIETTYVFFIKRGGELRVEVDGHTTGLFPIATWERLLTETGFEVERIDYPVSKDGRPMFLWVGRLHAQLSHSF